The proteins below come from a single Rhodospirillaceae bacterium genomic window:
- a CDS encoding AI-2E family transporter has product MSDQSPVSTPLNLRPIDTVTFAASIGVAALTLYLLVVGESILLPLILAILITYLLRALAHGLERIKIQGKRLPGSLSLTGSILIFLLFIVVLVQLVAGNISAIVDAAPSYQAKLQTFFADLQALAERLIGTPLTIAELNERIDFQSAVVRLVGALQSIASNTFQIFLYVAFLLLESRTLDLKIKAFASTTEREQAIKSTLTAIGRNIEKYILIKTLMSLLVGALSYGILIVADVDFAAFWALLIFILNYIPYIGSVVAVAFPVVLSILQFASPGLTILVLTGLMGAQVVVGNVIEPRVTGKSLNLSPVIIVLALSVWGSIWGVIGMILSVPIMVMAMIVLAQFPRTKALAVLMSQSGEIK; this is encoded by the coding sequence ATGTCAGACCAAAGCCCTGTAAGCACGCCGTTGAACTTGCGGCCCATTGATACTGTTACTTTTGCTGCCTCTATCGGCGTTGCTGCTTTAACGCTTTATCTGCTGGTTGTCGGCGAGAGTATTTTACTGCCACTGATCCTGGCGATATTGATTACATACCTACTGAGAGCCCTGGCCCACGGCCTTGAACGCATTAAAATACAGGGCAAACGCCTTCCTGGCAGCCTATCGTTAACAGGTTCAATACTGATCTTTTTGTTGTTTATTGTCGTGCTTGTTCAATTGGTTGCCGGAAACATAAGCGCCATCGTCGATGCGGCACCATCTTATCAAGCAAAACTGCAAACCTTCTTTGCGGATTTGCAAGCACTTGCGGAACGTTTAATCGGCACTCCATTAACGATAGCGGAGCTTAACGAACGGATAGACTTTCAATCAGCCGTCGTCAGACTGGTTGGAGCCTTGCAAAGTATTGCCAGCAATACGTTTCAAATTTTTCTTTATGTGGCCTTTTTGCTTCTAGAAAGCCGGACACTTGACCTCAAAATCAAGGCGTTCGCCTCTACTACTGAACGCGAGCAGGCCATTAAATCAACGCTCACAGCCATTGGCCGTAACATTGAGAAATATATTCTCATTAAGACACTCATGAGCCTGCTTGTTGGCGCCTTGAGTTATGGAATTCTAATAGTCGCTGATGTTGATTTTGCCGCTTTTTGGGCGCTGTTAATCTTTATCTTGAACTACATTCCGTACATCGGATCTGTCGTCGCGGTTGCATTCCCGGTCGTGCTCAGCATCCTTCAATTTGCCTCCCCTGGCCTTACGATCTTGGTCCTTACTGGTTTGATGGGCGCACAGGTCGTTGTCGGAAACGTCATTGAGCCTCGCGTAACAGGGAAATCACTGAACCTTAGCCCTGTGATTATTGTGCTTGCTCTATCAGTATGGGGCTCCATATGGGGTGTAATAGGTATGATCTTGAGTGTGCCAATTATGGTGATGGCGATGATCGTTCTCGCACAGTTCCCGCGCACTAAAGCTTTGGCTGTATTGATGTCTCAAAGTGGTGAAATTAAATAG
- a CDS encoding bifunctional serine/threonine-protein kinase/formylglycine-generating enzyme family protein — protein MIDMDRQRAFAVLGLPDDASSDEIDALVRERRRKLRQRIIFASSAEQRRSSERALAELESAHIVASIALEDSQSLPPSGSKLNFAAGVTLGDRYVIRDRVGYGESGAVFAALDLSSGKDVALKFIRSELLLVPGTRKRLNAAIETISGLIHEGIARVYGVSDLIGHAVVQTELLPQRNLRSLVESHRPQPLGARCGGLPIKQVAEIIQQVSAALDGARQKTLHLNLKPENIILTDDGGIKLTDFGFESILGPALQITNPTAREQRRYRAPEVARQSESGTSGDAPVGEQADQYSLAAIAHYLLLSTAPYPDPSAYSLQHMGLSEPMAQVLSRALSASPASRFPSVSDFSTALVRASKSRISQRVVLNSVLSMTLATIILFGGISLVTGEDNPLSKLARPLMSMIPGLGTLPAQQTEVLLTQDKVLTLSRELTSAQNALRRAVFEARIDLRAKAQVIDLAETGDQLQQAEAEYSQADAHLQRLTALWDVANPEIFNSPDALNAVNLIGLANEHITQGRPENAGMVLRRAEIVLREKLRDYAQAETLITQQFSNVEGNEPQTENLRRAWQSASQDRRRVAMEMQSRMVTIPRGSFDMGDVAGVGNATEQPIRSVLVPAFQLSAYEVTVQEYGLCVLDGVCANIIDDSSGLSVNTPLTGASWFDAQAYLTWISQKTGEDYRLPTESEWEYAAQANLGLAYPWGVQAGRGMANCINCGSAWEGVGVAPVASFAPNAFGLYDMAGNVWEWTADCWYPNYEAAPAIAIAREDNALCSERVMRGGSWDNEAWLARTTYRGRGRADMRQDLTGFRIAKSLN, from the coding sequence ATGATCGACATGGACCGCCAAAGGGCGTTTGCCGTGCTTGGTCTGCCTGATGATGCCAGCAGCGATGAGATCGATGCCCTGGTGAGAGAAAGGCGGCGAAAGCTTCGTCAGCGCATCATTTTTGCTTCGTCTGCAGAGCAGCGGCGTTCCAGTGAACGTGCCCTAGCAGAGCTTGAGAGCGCTCATATTGTCGCGTCAATCGCGCTGGAGGATAGCCAAAGCCTTCCGCCGTCTGGATCAAAGCTAAACTTTGCCGCTGGCGTAACGCTTGGTGATCGATATGTCATAAGAGACCGCGTTGGGTATGGCGAGAGCGGTGCGGTATTCGCCGCGCTTGATCTTTCGTCTGGCAAAGATGTCGCGCTTAAATTTATCCGCTCTGAGCTGTTGCTTGTGCCCGGTACCCGTAAGCGCCTGAACGCTGCAATTGAAACGATATCGGGGCTAATTCACGAGGGTATCGCGCGTGTTTACGGCGTTTCAGACCTTATAGGTCATGCGGTTGTGCAAACGGAGTTGCTTCCTCAGCGCAATTTGCGATCCTTGGTCGAAAGTCATAGGCCCCAGCCTCTCGGTGCCCGCTGCGGTGGTTTGCCAATCAAGCAGGTTGCCGAGATCATTCAGCAGGTCTCTGCTGCCCTCGACGGTGCACGGCAGAAGACGCTTCACTTAAACCTTAAGCCCGAGAATATTATTTTGACGGATGATGGCGGCATAAAGCTGACGGATTTTGGCTTTGAGTCGATCCTTGGGCCGGCGCTGCAAATCACCAATCCGACGGCGCGTGAGCAGCGCAGATATCGCGCCCCTGAAGTGGCGAGGCAATCTGAATCTGGCACAAGCGGCGATGCCCCGGTGGGAGAACAGGCCGATCAGTATTCCTTGGCGGCGATCGCGCATTACTTGCTCTTATCGACCGCACCCTACCCTGATCCATCCGCGTATTCGCTGCAGCACATGGGGTTGAGTGAGCCTATGGCACAGGTTCTTTCACGGGCGCTCAGTGCGTCTCCAGCCAGCAGGTTTCCATCTGTGTCTGATTTTTCGACCGCGTTAGTTCGTGCATCCAAGAGCCGTATTTCTCAGCGTGTTGTTTTAAATTCTGTACTATCCATGACGCTGGCGACCATTATCCTGTTTGGCGGCATTTCTCTTGTCACGGGTGAAGATAATCCACTTTCTAAGCTTGCAAGGCCCTTGATGTCTATGATTCCGGGGCTTGGCACTCTGCCTGCACAACAGACTGAAGTGCTTCTGACCCAGGATAAAGTGCTGACACTCTCAAGAGAATTGACGTCAGCGCAGAATGCGCTGCGCAGAGCTGTATTTGAGGCACGCATTGATCTGCGTGCTAAAGCTCAAGTGATTGATTTAGCGGAGACCGGCGATCAGTTGCAGCAAGCTGAAGCCGAGTACAGTCAGGCTGATGCACATCTGCAACGGCTGACAGCGCTTTGGGATGTCGCAAATCCTGAGATATTTAATAGCCCAGATGCCCTAAATGCCGTCAATCTTATTGGGCTCGCAAATGAGCATATTACCCAAGGCCGGCCAGAAAACGCCGGGATGGTGCTGCGACGCGCAGAGATTGTGTTGCGGGAAAAGTTAAGAGACTACGCGCAGGCTGAAACGCTCATCACGCAACAGTTCTCAAATGTCGAAGGTAACGAGCCTCAAACCGAGAACTTGCGCCGTGCCTGGCAGTCTGCGTCGCAGGACCGACGGCGTGTGGCCATGGAGATGCAGTCAAGAATGGTTACGATTCCGCGCGGATCATTTGACATGGGTGACGTCGCTGGCGTTGGCAATGCAACTGAGCAGCCAATTCGGTCCGTGCTTGTGCCCGCATTCCAATTATCTGCTTATGAAGTCACAGTCCAAGAGTACGGTCTCTGTGTTTTAGATGGTGTCTGCGCAAACATCATAGATGACTCATCCGGTCTCTCTGTAAACACTCCACTCACGGGCGCGAGTTGGTTTGATGCACAAGCGTACCTGACTTGGATCTCCCAAAAAACGGGCGAAGACTATCGTTTACCAACCGAATCTGAATGGGAATATGCCGCACAGGCGAACCTGGGACTGGCTTATCCGTGGGGTGTGCAAGCCGGGCGGGGGATGGCCAACTGCATCAATTGTGGAAGCGCGTGGGAAGGTGTGGGCGTGGCTCCGGTGGCATCGTTCGCGCCAAACGCCTTTGGACTTTACGATATGGCGGGCAATGTCTGGGAATGGACGGCAGACTGCTGGTATCCCAACTATGAAGCGGCGCCTGCGATTGCGATTGCACGCGAAGACAATGCCTTATGCTCGGAACGTGTCATGCGGGGCGGGTCATGGGACAATGAAGCATGGCTTGCGCGAACCACTTACCGCGGGCGTGGCCGCGCAGATATGCGCCAGGACCTTACCGGATTTCGCATTGCTAAATCTTTAAACTAA
- a CDS encoding methyltransferase domain-containing protein gives MPKQMAHAVLVDPIHDEQSRQDYYMDVRRYLASQVSPGNKTVYHNVVHPNFVKENGRDPKDRHEVRGVMTKNGYYQMYSAMQRHTQEMTWDSVIDSVERDLPRLVENAKSASGKTGGTLTLDPDFEVPYYLTYYDIHLQPGAYHTSHSDDDVSAGALYDRGTFLYTLGNIGPRMDFLGRTLLEHYKKKYPNAKPKRILDMGCSVGQSTIAWAEAYPDAEIHAIDVGESLLRYAHARAEDLGYKIHFSQQNAEKTNFEDGSFDVVLSHIMMHETSTPAVVKIFAESRRLLKDGGVMMHMDNPRLKELPPLESFLAEWEVYNNNERFGGTYREMDIAGEAVKAGFSAEKARLEMVDTYSPGKVMNYGTKGFQFPACVAEK, from the coding sequence ATGCCCAAACAGATGGCTCACGCAGTCCTCGTTGACCCAATCCACGATGAACAGTCCCGGCAGGACTATTATATGGATGTGCGCAGATATCTGGCCAGTCAGGTCTCTCCCGGCAACAAAACGGTCTACCACAACGTCGTTCACCCAAATTTCGTTAAAGAGAATGGCCGCGACCCGAAAGACCGCCATGAAGTCCGTGGCGTAATGACAAAAAATGGCTACTACCAAATGTATTCGGCCATGCAGCGGCATACACAGGAAATGACCTGGGACAGCGTGATCGACTCAGTTGAACGTGACCTGCCCCGCCTCGTCGAAAACGCAAAGAGTGCCAGTGGTAAAACCGGTGGAACGTTAACTTTAGATCCTGATTTTGAAGTCCCCTACTACTTAACTTATTACGATATTCACCTTCAGCCTGGTGCCTATCACACCTCGCACAGTGACGATGATGTTTCGGCTGGGGCACTCTATGACCGTGGAACTTTCTTGTACACACTCGGCAACATCGGACCGCGCATGGATTTCCTCGGGCGGACTCTGTTAGAGCATTACAAAAAGAAGTATCCCAACGCGAAACCAAAACGCATTTTGGACATGGGGTGCTCGGTCGGACAGAGCACAATTGCATGGGCTGAAGCCTACCCGGATGCCGAAATTCACGCCATCGATGTCGGCGAGTCGCTACTTCGGTACGCCCATGCCCGTGCTGAAGACCTCGGATACAAGATTCATTTCAGTCAGCAAAATGCCGAAAAAACCAACTTTGAAGACGGAAGTTTTGACGTTGTTTTGTCTCACATCATGATGCATGAGACGAGTACCCCGGCAGTTGTTAAGATTTTTGCAGAGAGCCGAAGACTTCTAAAAGACGGTGGTGTCATGATGCATATGGACAACCCGAGACTTAAAGAATTACCCCCTCTTGAAAGCTTCTTAGCAGAGTGGGAGGTCTACAATAACAACGAGCGATTTGGTGGAACGTATCGTGAGATGGACATCGCCGGTGAAGCCGTTAAAGCTGGGTTTTCTGCGGAAAAAGCACGCTTGGAAATGGTCGATACATACAGTCCGGGCAAGGTCATGAATTACGGTACGAAAGGGTTTCAGTTTCCGGCATGCGTTGCCGAAAAGTAG
- a CDS encoding TonB-dependent receptor, with product MSYITRSFLALFLICYSSHVLADSPGASGSGVNVAMDEIVVSAQRLVDSISSGVYSRQTIDRDELNGPSLGLDDVLRRVPGFGLFRRQASRAAHPTTQGVSLRGLGPNGAGRTLVLLDGVPLNDPFGGWVEWVNLPPSYIEQASVVRGGGAGTWGNSALAGVVRLDSRQLIGNSLSGDMRVGSKSSLSGSVQAQGLVADGLMMASAHHAQTDGYFLLSSEQRGEADRRAARNSEGARLTWRTETKNGTVWSIGGSASSDTFINGSDDAGSKTDTYGVFLSALNDSIDGGLSLATNFYATWKDFESVFASFDAARETSRPVLDQFDVPAAGIGGNLLLRWSESPDWSIEGGADVRFSDGETNELFRNLGAGFTRERQAGGQQVIAGAFVEANRILSQGTILTVGARSDYWRQNNGSRIETDTTNGDVLINRRFAAREGVSVNGRAGFKVPVTTSTSIGGAVYSGFRVPTLNELYRPFRVGNDITEANENLVNEKLLGAETSLEWSSRTASLSATLFRNDLHDPILNTTITTTPGFNSEFGVFIPNGGSLRQRQNIDRVETWGLEFDGTLQVSEVLSFKAGYLYSDPKVKSSATSPELEGNRLAQVAKHQATLGVQVAPTDRLRLSADMIYAGKQFEDDLNSRELDDALTVDVFAGYQVTDEVEFYLAAENLFDHRVEAGRTADGLVTLGSPVFLWMGVRLTY from the coding sequence ATGTCTTACATAACACGATCTTTTCTGGCTCTTTTTCTGATCTGCTATAGCTCTCACGTTCTGGCTGACAGCCCTGGAGCCTCTGGTTCAGGCGTTAATGTTGCCATGGATGAAATCGTGGTTTCTGCCCAAAGGCTGGTCGATTCAATATCTTCCGGGGTCTACAGCAGGCAGACGATCGATCGAGATGAGCTAAATGGCCCTTCTCTGGGCCTGGATGATGTTCTGCGCCGCGTACCCGGCTTTGGCCTCTTTCGCCGACAAGCGTCTCGCGCTGCTCATCCCACCACCCAGGGCGTGAGTCTCCGGGGGTTGGGCCCCAATGGCGCTGGACGCACTTTGGTGCTCTTAGATGGTGTGCCTCTAAATGATCCGTTTGGAGGGTGGGTTGAGTGGGTCAATCTTCCGCCGTCATACATTGAACAAGCATCAGTTGTCCGTGGGGGTGGCGCTGGGACCTGGGGGAACAGTGCCTTGGCCGGCGTTGTCAGGCTAGATAGCCGGCAACTTATCGGGAACAGCTTGTCTGGTGACATGAGAGTTGGCAGCAAAAGCAGTTTATCAGGAAGCGTACAAGCACAAGGCTTAGTTGCTGATGGTTTAATGATGGCCTCAGCCCACCATGCGCAGACAGATGGCTACTTTCTCCTGTCATCTGAACAACGAGGGGAAGCAGATCGCCGTGCCGCCCGCAATTCAGAAGGGGCGCGTTTGACGTGGCGCACTGAAACTAAAAATGGGACTGTATGGTCAATAGGGGGCAGTGCGTCGTCGGATACCTTCATCAATGGTTCAGATGATGCTGGGTCTAAAACGGATACCTATGGCGTTTTCCTCAGTGCACTTAATGACTCGATAGATGGCGGTCTGTCCTTAGCGACGAACTTTTATGCGACATGGAAAGATTTCGAAAGCGTCTTTGCGTCATTCGACGCAGCACGCGAGACATCTCGCCCGGTACTTGATCAGTTTGATGTGCCCGCGGCAGGAATTGGCGGCAATCTCTTGCTGCGGTGGTCGGAGTCCCCAGATTGGTCGATAGAAGGCGGTGCAGACGTTAGATTTTCTGATGGGGAGACGAATGAACTGTTTCGCAATCTCGGAGCGGGCTTTACCCGAGAACGCCAAGCAGGGGGTCAGCAGGTTATTGCGGGGGCTTTTGTTGAGGCCAACCGTATTTTGTCTCAGGGAACGATCCTCACGGTTGGCGCGCGCAGCGACTACTGGCGGCAAAACAATGGCTCTCGCATCGAGACAGACACGACAAACGGCGACGTACTAATCAATCGCCGTTTTGCTGCACGAGAGGGTGTTTCTGTGAATGGCAGAGCTGGTTTCAAAGTGCCGGTTACCACATCTACATCCATAGGTGGGGCCGTGTACTCTGGTTTTAGAGTCCCAACACTGAACGAACTGTATCGCCCGTTTCGCGTTGGTAATGATATTACCGAAGCCAACGAAAACCTTGTGAATGAAAAGCTGTTGGGGGCTGAAACATCACTCGAATGGTCTTCTCGTACGGCATCACTTTCAGCGACGCTTTTCAGAAATGATTTGCATGACCCCATTTTGAATACGACGATCACGACCACACCTGGGTTTAACAGCGAATTTGGTGTGTTTATTCCCAACGGCGGAAGTTTACGGCAGCGCCAAAATATTGACCGTGTTGAGACCTGGGGCTTGGAGTTTGATGGGACACTGCAGGTGAGTGAGGTTCTCTCTTTCAAAGCGGGCTATCTGTATTCTGATCCGAAGGTCAAAAGCAGTGCAACGTCTCCTGAGCTTGAAGGAAATAGGTTGGCGCAAGTGGCCAAACATCAGGCGACTTTGGGTGTCCAGGTGGCACCAACAGATCGTCTGCGTTTGAGCGCGGATATGATTTATGCCGGGAAGCAATTTGAGGATGATCTAAATTCACGGGAGTTGGATGATGCTCTGACGGTTGATGTGTTTGCTGGCTATCAGGTCACAGATGAAGTTGAATTTTATCTTGCCGCTGAAAACCTATTTGATCATCGTGTTGAAGCGGGTCGCACAGCCGATGGTCTTGTCACCCTCGGCTCACCAGTGTTCTTATGGATGGGTGTCCGACTGACGTATTAG
- a CDS encoding nitrilase-related carbon-nitrogen hydrolase, whose amino-acid sequence MISPKLKRNTQKPARKKSLIKKIAAKPKTTSPSSDPVFSAAALQLATYSLARYPDRESARASMASMLDYVSEKVRGVKRWLGPSMKLIVLPEYLLTSFPEGEPVQQWADKAALDVDGPEYEHFGRIAQDNKLFLAGNAYETDKHFPGYYFQTSFIVDPSGDIILRYRRLNSMFSPTPHDVWDKYLDLYGLEAVFPVAETEIGRLAPIASEEILYPEVARCFAMRGAEVFTHSSSEFSSPEQTQKDAAKICRAVENVAYVVSANTGGIRDTDMPPDSSNGGSRIIDYRGRVLRVSGPGESSGASAEIDLGALRRERRKTGLNNPLVRQRFEAYAESYAKHVFQPANSLLKQDGSLRTPKRAHFEAAQQKVIAKLSKKGLI is encoded by the coding sequence GTGATAAGTCCAAAGCTTAAACGCAACACTCAGAAGCCGGCGCGTAAAAAGTCTCTGATCAAGAAAATCGCGGCTAAACCTAAGACCACATCCCCAAGCTCAGATCCTGTTTTCTCAGCAGCAGCGCTTCAACTGGCCACATACAGTCTTGCGCGTTACCCGGACCGGGAAAGCGCACGGGCGAGCATGGCGTCTATGCTTGACTACGTTTCGGAGAAGGTGAGGGGGGTAAAGCGTTGGCTTGGCCCTTCTATGAAGCTGATTGTTTTGCCGGAGTACCTGCTGACCTCCTTCCCGGAGGGCGAACCCGTTCAACAGTGGGCTGATAAAGCAGCGCTGGATGTTGATGGGCCAGAGTACGAGCATTTTGGTAGGATTGCCCAGGATAATAAACTTTTTCTCGCGGGTAATGCTTACGAAACCGACAAGCACTTTCCGGGATACTACTTTCAGACGTCTTTTATCGTTGATCCCAGCGGCGATATTATTTTGCGCTATCGCCGCCTCAATTCTATGTTCTCTCCAACGCCTCATGATGTTTGGGATAAATATCTTGATCTTTATGGCTTAGAAGCGGTCTTCCCTGTTGCCGAGACAGAGATCGGCAGACTGGCACCCATCGCCTCGGAAGAAATTTTGTACCCGGAAGTCGCACGGTGTTTTGCCATGCGTGGCGCAGAAGTTTTTACACATTCTTCAAGCGAGTTTTCCAGCCCGGAACAGACCCAAAAAGATGCCGCAAAAATTTGCCGGGCCGTTGAAAATGTTGCCTACGTGGTTTCTGCGAATACAGGTGGCATACGCGATACAGACATGCCGCCAGATTCCTCTAACGGTGGCTCTCGAATCATAGACTATCGGGGGCGTGTTTTGCGCGTGTCTGGTCCTGGAGAGAGCAGCGGGGCCAGTGCGGAAATTGACTTAGGCGCCTTGCGTCGAGAGCGCCGTAAAACGGGACTTAACAACCCATTGGTCAGGCAACGCTTTGAGGCTTATGCAGAAAGTTATGCCAAGCATGTGTTCCAGCCCGCGAACAGTCTTCTCAAGCAAGATGGCTCGCTGCGGACGCCCAAGCGTGCGCATTTTGAAGCGGCGCAACAGAAAGTCATTGCCAAGCTGAGCAAGAAAGGGCTGATTTAG
- a CDS encoding methylamine utilization protein produces the protein MDITVVDTAGQPVADAVVFLDSGMPTEPGPTQQMVQSSQSFNPDVLVVSVGTLVEFPNEDPFRHHVYSFSPAKQFELKLYGGDEIQQTVFDKPGEVALGCNIHDDMLGYIYVVDTNMFGKTDGAGKVTIEGGADGASYEAQVWHPRLRGPTQRTMQKLTVGKPASFEISLKRDRRSQSGSDFEDGAY, from the coding sequence TTGGACATCACAGTCGTTGATACAGCGGGACAGCCTGTTGCAGATGCAGTGGTATTTTTAGACTCAGGAATGCCCACGGAACCTGGCCCAACGCAACAGATGGTGCAGAGCAGCCAAAGCTTTAACCCTGATGTCTTGGTTGTTTCCGTCGGAACGCTGGTTGAATTTCCAAATGAAGACCCGTTTCGCCATCACGTCTATTCCTTTTCACCAGCCAAACAGTTCGAGCTAAAGCTGTATGGCGGAGACGAGATACAACAAACCGTATTCGACAAACCTGGTGAGGTTGCTCTGGGCTGCAACATTCACGATGACATGCTTGGTTACATTTACGTTGTTGATACGAACATGTTTGGCAAAACGGATGGGGCTGGAAAAGTAACAATTGAGGGCGGCGCGGATGGTGCGAGCTATGAAGCTCAAGTCTGGCACCCTCGGTTAAGAGGGCCAACACAGCGAACGATGCAGAAGCTCACGGTAGGAAAACCGGCCAGCTTTGAAATTAGCCTAAAGCGTGATCGCCGCAGTCAATCAGGCTCTGACTTCGAAGACGGGGCCTATTAG
- a CDS encoding EAL domain-containing protein: MTLFFTALFLLLQGAAYFTVQEAIVRNIFDQSRDQLVAANLIFGNRIQATVQSLAEGAQILASDFGFRTAVATNDNPTILSALNNLGARIEADRVMLINLDYETIADTGNPDGGVSDFPFYDLIDRAEEAGRAESFTVLDGVIYEFVVTPVLAPVPIAWIAIGVEIDGQFARDFRRESTLPLDVTFAVGHAAGDWAVTASTLPEAAKLELPGALAAEDEYLGEAPATITLDNSDYVTLVERLQTPEESPVVNAILQYSLDSALVPYQPLFVVLTGLAATALLVSLVGSIAIARGVTKPIRILDHAARRIQAGTYTDKIEVNHSDEIGRLGETFNQMMDGIAEREARIEHQALHDAATGLPNRAYFERRLGELIANGGTTPLTVLLIEIGRVSEINYTLGHETGEDLIRVIGERLSAMIKQGDMVARHSSTMFSILMPGAAANAVKPIVDRILRSFEDPVPIAGIHLDVTAAIGEACYPDHGQDARTLLQRADTAIYEAKASSRLFATYDAEADPHKPERLTMMGELRKGLDRGEFKFYYQPKVDIAAQQITHVEALVRWIHPERGFMSPDDFIPLAEQTGNIQKLSEWALKTAISQAKAWQDEGLDIIIAVNLSARDLTNRKLPQQIDDLLLHHGVAANKLVLEITESAIMEDRSNAMAVLTALHNAGHTLSIDDYGTGYSSMAYLKALPVQEIKIDKSFVLNLASNKEDEILVRSTIDLGHNLGLKVTAEGIENEESLNILHKYGCDTGQGYFISKPVPADEIVAFYKDSRWAPKNNV; this comes from the coding sequence TTGACACTGTTTTTTACGGCACTTTTTTTGCTGTTGCAGGGTGCCGCCTACTTCACCGTTCAGGAAGCGATTGTCCGAAACATCTTCGACCAAAGCCGCGATCAGTTGGTGGCGGCAAACTTGATCTTTGGAAACCGCATCCAAGCAACCGTTCAGTCTCTTGCGGAAGGCGCTCAAATACTGGCCTCTGACTTTGGCTTCCGTACAGCGGTCGCAACGAATGACAATCCAACCATCCTCTCCGCACTCAATAACCTAGGCGCGCGGATCGAGGCAGATCGGGTCATGCTGATTAACCTGGATTACGAAACAATAGCTGACACTGGAAACCCCGATGGGGGAGTTTCAGACTTTCCCTTTTACGATCTTATAGATAGAGCAGAAGAAGCTGGCCGGGCGGAATCTTTTACGGTTCTTGATGGCGTGATTTACGAGTTTGTCGTGACACCCGTTCTAGCGCCCGTTCCCATTGCCTGGATCGCAATTGGTGTCGAAATCGATGGGCAGTTTGCCAGAGATTTTAGGCGAGAATCCACGCTTCCTCTTGACGTTACATTTGCCGTCGGGCATGCCGCCGGCGACTGGGCTGTGACAGCGTCCACACTTCCCGAAGCGGCGAAGCTAGAACTTCCGGGCGCACTCGCGGCAGAAGATGAATATTTGGGCGAAGCGCCTGCAACAATCACCTTGGATAATAGTGATTACGTCACCCTGGTGGAGCGTCTGCAAACACCTGAAGAAAGTCCTGTGGTCAATGCTATTTTACAGTATTCTCTAGACTCGGCCTTGGTGCCTTATCAGCCCTTGTTTGTCGTGCTTACCGGCTTAGCGGCAACTGCCCTGCTGGTTTCTTTGGTCGGATCAATTGCCATAGCACGGGGCGTCACCAAACCTATTCGCATCCTTGATCATGCCGCGCGGCGAATACAAGCCGGCACCTATACAGATAAGATTGAAGTCAACCATAGCGATGAGATTGGTCGGCTGGGCGAAACCTTCAACCAAATGATGGATGGTATCGCTGAGCGCGAGGCCCGTATTGAGCATCAGGCTTTGCACGATGCAGCAACAGGTTTGCCGAACAGAGCGTATTTCGAAAGGCGATTGGGAGAACTTATCGCCAACGGCGGCACAACACCGCTCACCGTTCTGCTGATTGAAATCGGGCGTGTCTCCGAGATCAACTACACCCTTGGTCATGAAACTGGCGAAGACTTAATCCGCGTCATCGGAGAAAGGCTGTCTGCCATGATCAAGCAGGGAGATATGGTCGCCAGACATTCCAGCACGATGTTCAGCATTCTGATGCCTGGCGCAGCTGCAAATGCTGTTAAACCCATTGTAGATCGTATTCTGCGCTCGTTTGAAGACCCAGTCCCTATTGCTGGCATTCATTTAGACGTAACGGCGGCTATTGGTGAAGCGTGCTACCCTGATCATGGTCAGGATGCGCGCACCCTTCTCCAGCGTGCTGATACGGCCATCTACGAGGCTAAAGCATCGTCAAGGCTATTCGCAACCTATGACGCAGAAGCAGACCCACACAAGCCTGAGCGCTTAACGATGATGGGTGAGCTGAGAAAGGGCTTAGATCGTGGCGAATTCAAATTCTACTACCAGCCAAAGGTAGACATCGCGGCGCAACAGATCACTCATGTCGAAGCATTGGTCCGTTGGATTCATCCAGAACGCGGCTTTATGTCGCCTGATGACTTTATTCCTTTGGCCGAGCAAACAGGGAACATCCAGAAGCTCAGCGAATGGGCTTTGAAAACTGCGATCTCCCAAGCTAAAGCATGGCAAGATGAAGGCCTAGATATCATTATTGCTGTCAATCTCTCGGCGCGTGATCTGACCAACCGAAAGCTGCCACAACAGATTGACGACCTTCTGCTTCACCATGGCGTCGCTGCCAACAAACTGGTTTTGGAAATTACGGAAAGCGCCATCATGGAAGATCGCAGCAATGCCATGGCCGTGCTTACAGCGCTGCACAACGCGGGCCATACACTTTCCATTGATGATTATGGCACGGGCTATTCTTCGATGGCTTATCTTAAAGCGCTGCCGGTTCAGGAAATCAAAATTGATAAATCATTCGTGCTTAATCTAGCATCAAACAAGGAAGATGAGATTCTCGTCCGATCAACCATTGATCTCGGACATAACCTCGGCCTCAAAGTGACAGCTGAGGGTATCGAAAATGAAGAGTCGTTAAATATTCTGCATAAATATGGCTGCGATACCGGGCAGGGTTACTTTATCAGCAAACCTGTCCCTGCCGACGAAATTGTAGCGTTCTACAAAGACTCACGCTGGGCACCCAAAAACAACGTATAA